In one window of Paenibacillus sp. J23TS9 DNA:
- a CDS encoding NYN domain-containing protein → MADLRDVLLVDGYNMIGAWPSLAKLSQISMQEARDNLLGKLADYQAFTGRKVIAVFDAYRVPGLGKAFAQSKIQVYFTKEKETADECIERLVGELSLRSRKIYVATSDFIEQHVIFARGALRLSARELLIEVENCEKAIQNRIRSDHAPSTRNTLDSKLKPELREIFEKWRRE, encoded by the coding sequence ATGGCGGATTTGCGGGATGTGCTTCTGGTGGACGGCTACAATATGATCGGAGCCTGGCCGTCTCTTGCGAAGCTGTCGCAAATCAGCATGCAGGAGGCGCGCGATAATCTGCTTGGCAAGCTTGCGGATTACCAGGCATTCACAGGCCGCAAAGTCATTGCCGTCTTCGATGCGTATCGGGTTCCAGGGCTCGGCAAAGCCTTTGCCCAAAGTAAAATACAGGTTTATTTCACAAAAGAGAAAGAAACTGCCGATGAATGTATAGAGCGGCTTGTGGGAGAACTGAGCCTTCGCAGCCGTAAAATATATGTAGCTACCAGCGATTTCATCGAGCAGCATGTGATATTTGCACGCGGTGCGCTGCGGCTCTCTGCCCGTGAGCTGTTGATCGAGGTGGAGAACTGCGAGAAGGCGATACAAAACCGCATCAGGAGCGATCATGCCCCATCGACACGAAATACGCTGGACAGCAAGCTCAAACCGGAGCTTCGAGAAATATTCGAGAAATGGCGCAGAGAGTGA
- the rlmB gene encoding 23S rRNA (guanosine(2251)-2'-O)-methyltransferase RlmB → MDEEIIGGKHSVIEALKSGRTINKIWIAENAQKHLTQPIIIEAKKLGIVIQQVDKRKLDQMAPDMQHQGVVAQVAPYAYAEVEDILKVAEDKGEPPFILLLDEIEDPHNLGSILRTADCTGVHGVIVPKRRSAQVTATVSKTSAGAAEYVPVARVTNLGQTIDSLKEKGVWVVGTDVSAVAGIYETNVFDGPVAIVIGNEGKGMGRLIREKCDVLIKLPMNGQINSLNASVAAGVVMYEVLRRRNQG, encoded by the coding sequence ATGGATGAAGAAATCATCGGCGGGAAGCACTCGGTTATCGAAGCGCTAAAATCCGGCCGTACCATCAACAAAATTTGGATTGCTGAAAATGCCCAAAAGCATTTGACGCAGCCAATTATTATCGAGGCAAAAAAGCTGGGGATTGTGATCCAGCAGGTCGATAAGCGCAAGCTTGACCAAATGGCACCTGACATGCAGCATCAGGGTGTAGTCGCGCAGGTTGCGCCTTACGCTTACGCTGAAGTAGAGGACATTCTGAAGGTAGCGGAGGATAAGGGCGAGCCGCCTTTTATCCTGCTGCTTGACGAAATTGAGGATCCTCACAATCTGGGATCCATTCTGCGTACAGCAGATTGCACCGGAGTGCACGGAGTCATTGTTCCAAAACGCCGCTCGGCGCAGGTGACAGCCACTGTCTCCAAAACCTCGGCAGGAGCAGCAGAATATGTCCCGGTAGCAAGGGTTACTAATTTGGGACAGACGATTGATTCTTTGAAGGAAAAAGGAGTTTGGGTCGTAGGCACGGATGTTTCGGCTGTTGCGGGGATCTATGAAACCAACGTCTTTGACGGTCCGGTAGCCATCGTCATTGGCAATGAAGGCAAAGGTATGGGGCGGCTTATCCGGGAAAAATGCGATGTTTTGATCAAGCTGCCGATGAACGGACAGATCAACTCGCTGAATGCCTCTGTGGCAGCCGGTGTAGTGATGTACGAAGTATTGCGCCGCCGTAATCAAGGTTAA
- the rpmG gene encoding 50S ribosomal protein L33, whose product MRVIITLACTNCKQRNYTTTKNKRNHPDRMEMKKFCKFCNEQTPHRETR is encoded by the coding sequence ATGCGGGTAATTATAACTTTGGCTTGTACGAACTGCAAACAAAGAAACTATACGACTACCAAAAACAAGCGAAATCACCCCGACCGCATGGAGATGAAGAAATTTTGCAAGTTCTGTAACGAGCAAACTCCTCATCGCGAAACCAGATAG
- the secE gene encoding preprotein translocase subunit SecE, translating into MKSSFKSLFSFFSESWAELKKVRWPNRKELTNYTLIVLGTIVFVTIYFWVLDIGISAVIEAII; encoded by the coding sequence GTGAAAAGTAGTTTCAAGTCTCTGTTTTCCTTTTTCTCTGAAAGCTGGGCGGAGCTCAAAAAAGTTCGCTGGCCTAATCGTAAAGAGCTGACGAATTATACTCTTATCGTCCTCGGCACCATTGTATTCGTCACGATTTATTTTTGGGTTCTGGATATCGGCATTTCCGCTGTGATCGAAGCGATTATTTAA
- the rplK gene encoding 50S ribosomal protein L11 has translation MAKKVIKMVKLQIPAGKANPAPPVGPALGQAGVNIMAFCKEFNARTADQAGLIIPVEISVFEDRSFTFITKTPPAAVLLRVAAKIEKGSGEPNKKKVATVKRSAVREIAETKMPDLNAASVEAAMRMVEGTARSMGINIED, from the coding sequence ATGGCAAAAAAGGTAATCAAAATGGTGAAACTGCAAATTCCTGCAGGTAAAGCGAATCCAGCACCACCAGTAGGTCCAGCATTGGGTCAAGCAGGTGTCAACATCATGGCATTCTGTAAAGAATTCAACGCTCGTACTGCTGATCAAGCTGGTCTGATTATTCCGGTTGAAATCTCGGTATTTGAAGATCGCTCCTTTACGTTTATCACTAAAACTCCACCGGCTGCAGTTCTGCTTCGCGTAGCTGCAAAAATCGAGAAGGGTTCCGGCGAACCTAACAAGAAAAAGGTGGCAACTGTTAAACGTAGCGCAGTTCGTGAAATCGCTGAAACTAAAATGCCTGACCTTAACGCTGCATCTGTTGAAGCTGCTATGCGTATGGTTGAAGGTACTGCCCGCAGTATGGGTATCAATATCGAAGACTAA
- the sigH gene encoding RNA polymerase sporulation sigma factor SigH — MSVDLKELSLSDYEYKSDEDVVEYFREGDSEALEFLINKYRNFVRAKARSYFLIGADREDIIQEGMIGLYKSIRDFRMDKQSSFKAFAELCITRQIITAIKTATRQKHIPLNSYVSLDKPIYDEDSDRTLLDVICGTQVSDPEELIINQEEFVGLEDKMSEILSDLERKVLMLYLDGRSYQEIAVDLKRHVKSIDNALQRVKRKLERYLEVRDN; from the coding sequence GTGAGTGTAGACCTCAAAGAATTATCGTTGTCGGATTACGAGTACAAGTCAGATGAGGACGTTGTCGAATATTTTCGTGAAGGCGATAGCGAAGCGCTGGAGTTCTTGATTAACAAGTACCGGAATTTCGTGCGCGCCAAAGCCAGGTCTTACTTTTTGATCGGTGCGGACCGAGAGGATATCATTCAGGAAGGCATGATCGGCTTATACAAATCGATCCGTGATTTCCGTATGGACAAGCAGTCTTCGTTCAAAGCTTTCGCCGAGCTCTGTATTACAAGACAGATTATTACGGCGATCAAGACAGCGACAAGACAGAAGCATATTCCGCTGAATTCCTATGTATCTTTGGACAAGCCGATTTACGATGAAGATTCCGACCGGACACTGCTTGATGTGATTTGTGGTACTCAGGTTTCTGATCCCGAGGAATTAATAATCAACCAAGAAGAGTTTGTAGGTCTTGAGGACAAGATGTCCGAGATTTTGAGTGACCTGGAACGTAAAGTGCTGATGCTGTATTTGGATGGCCGCTCCTATCAGGAGATCGCGGTTGATCTCAAAAGGCATGTGAAATCGATTGATAACGCACTGCAGCGTGTCAAACGCAAACTGGAACGTTATTTGGAAGTTCGTGATAATTAG
- the nusG gene encoding transcription termination/antitermination protein NusG: MEKRWYVVHTYSGYENKVKANLEKRVESMGMEDKIFRVLVPMEEEVVNKDGKKKTVMRKVYPGYVLVEMIQTDDSWYVVRNTPGVTGFVGSTGSGSKPTALLPDEVEQILKHMGMEEPKPKIEFDIKESVRIKVGPFANFVGSVEEILADKSKLKVHVNMFGRETPLELDYTQVEKI; encoded by the coding sequence ATGGAAAAAAGATGGTACGTTGTGCATACCTATTCAGGGTATGAGAACAAGGTCAAGGCCAATTTAGAAAAACGTGTTGAGTCTATGGGCATGGAAGACAAGATTTTCCGCGTTCTTGTTCCGATGGAAGAAGAAGTGGTAAACAAGGATGGTAAGAAAAAGACCGTCATGAGAAAAGTTTACCCCGGTTATGTCTTGGTTGAAATGATCCAGACTGACGACTCGTGGTATGTTGTCCGCAACACGCCTGGAGTTACAGGATTCGTTGGATCGACGGGTTCGGGTTCTAAACCGACAGCATTGCTTCCAGATGAAGTTGAACAGATTCTGAAGCATATGGGAATGGAAGAGCCTAAACCTAAGATTGAATTCGACATTAAGGAATCCGTGCGTATCAAGGTTGGTCCGTTTGCGAATTTTGTGGGCTCTGTAGAAGAAATTCTAGCCGACAAGAGCAAACTCAAAGTTCACGTCAACATGTTTGGACGGGAAACCCCGCTTGAGCTGGATTATACTCAAGTAGAGAAGATATAA